Genomic DNA from Nicotiana tabacum cultivar K326 chromosome 21, ASM71507v2, whole genome shotgun sequence:
AGATACAGAAATCTCCTGAAACTTCAACAATTTTTCTGTTAGCATCTTCCCCTTTAGCATGATACCCCACATCTTTTGCCAAGATATGACAAGCAATGTTCGATTAAAGAGGATATATCTTTTGGCGAATTTTACATATGGAACCACTTAATGATAAATATTGATTCCAGATGACAGTGAATTTGATTATTGGTACATGCAGTGATGCATAAAAAAAGAGGATGAATACTATAGTTTTCTATAAAAGTAAAAAAGTATGATTTACTTATACTCAAAGTGTAGCTACCTAAGGTTATTATAATTTTGTTGCTTCACATATTGATATTTCAATACCATCATCATGTAAATGGCATCTGCTAAATGGAAATAAAATACTAATCTAACATATTGATACATCACCTTAGCTTATTCCTATAAAAGTTCATTGCCGTCATGTTTGCTTTCTGAACAGTTAGCACCACGGCACTCATTTTGCTCTGCAAAGTGATAGCTTTTGTTAGCACTTGAAAATGTCCACTCTACTGCAAGACAAGTATCTCCATGAGTGAAGAAACATACTACAGAAATTTTCAGCAGTGCTGTGACTAGAATGAGGAAAGATTAGTATGTTAGCTTCTCCACCACCATAATTTTAGGAATCAAACTGAAACAACAAATATTTATAATACATGGGAATGAGGAAAGATTAGTCCATCACCTTCTGAGCAATCAGCTCAATTAGCAGCATTAAGAACTTTCCCAGCCCCTTCCCCTGAACACGGTGCTCAAGCTGTAATTCATACACATAAAGAACAGGAATTTCTTCCTCGATGGTGAAGCGATAATGTACAAAAGCCACAAGATGACCCTTATCATCTGTACCGTCTGCGTTACTCCTTCCTTTCTTTGATAATTTGAACATAATGTTGGCATCCGCATTTACGGTCTCATAGACAAATATATAACGAGCTTCAGAAGAAACCATCTGCCTGCGCTTTACTTTCTCTTCTTCAGGCCATTCTGTTCCATATGCCGGCTCCATATTCACCTGTAAAAGGCATATACCTTCAGAAAAGAGGAAATATCCCTATCATCATTGATTTGTTGTTGCAGCTAAGCTCGAATATAATAAGATAGCCAAGTTTGATACCTTGAGAAGGTTTTGAATATACTGCTTTACTGAAGAAGAGAGGTTATCTCCGCGTCCAGAGTCCAAGTACACAGACAAATCTAGTGATCAAAATCAACTATACATTACGCATACAAAAATTGAATAGAGTATAACAGTAAACAACTATAACAGACTATAATTACATAGTTTTCCTGGCCTTGATCAAGAATTATGAATTTAAAAATGCTTTATTTAATACAtgaaattcattatttttcacatattttaaTCATATTTGATGATACTATATGTATAGAGTGCAAATATAAGTTCATAAACATTCAAAAAAGTTATGTTTCTTAGATTAGTATCATGTGCA
This window encodes:
- the LOC107766384 gene encoding uncharacterized protein LOC107766384 isoform X5 is translated as MEPAYGTEWPEEEKVKRRQMVSSEARYIFVYETVNADANIMFKLSKKGRSNADGTDDKGHLVAFVHYRFTIEEEIPVLYVYELQLEHRVQGKGLGKFLMLLIELIAQKSKMSAVVLTVQKANMTAMNFYRNKLRYLISIMSPSQMGLQSNYEILCKSFNYEAKAVLEMKFLKWNKLQSMLWSRFQFCNFFSVQRSKILFFSLGDVVLSYVWPLVHFHEMHSVILLDR
- the LOC107766384 gene encoding uncharacterized protein LOC107766384 isoform X3; its protein translation is MEAEKRVASSKKAENYRDKKMTRKEILEKKRKVQEITKAAVSKKDPLSSFPSFHHYNTKDLSVYLDSGRGDNLSSSVKQYIQNLLKVNMEPAYGTEWPEEEKVKRRQMVSSEARYIFVYETVNADANIMFKLSKKGRSNADGTDDKGHLVAFVHYRFTIEEEIPVLYVYELQLEHRVQGKGLGKFLMLLIELIAQKSKMSAVVLTVQKANMTAMNFYRNKLRYLISIMSPSQMGLQSNYEILCKSFNYEAKAVLEVCAT
- the LOC107766384 gene encoding uncharacterized protein LOC107766384 isoform X1 produces the protein MEAEKRVASSKKAENYRDKKMTRKEILEKKRKVQEITKAAVSKKDPLSSFPSFHHYNTKDLSVYLDSGRGDNLSSSVKQYIQNLLKVNMEPAYGTEWPEEEKVKRRQMVSSEARYIFVYETVNADANIMFKLSKKGRSNADGTDDKGHLVAFVHYRFTIEEEIPVLYVYELQLEHRVQGKGLGKFLMLLIELIAQKSKMSAVVLTVQKANMTAMNFYRNKLRYLISIMSPSQMGLQSNYEILCKSFNYEAKAVLEMKFLKWNKLQSMLWSRFQFCNFFSVQRSKILFFSLGDVVLSYVWPLVHFHEMHSVILLDR
- the LOC107766384 gene encoding uncharacterized protein LOC107766384 isoform X2, producing the protein MEAEKRVASSKKAENYRDKKMTRKEILEKKRKVQEITKAAVSKKDPLSSFPSFHHYNTKDLSVYLDSGRGDNLSSSVKQYIQNLLKVNMEPAYGTEWPEEEKVKRRQMVSSEARYIFVYETVNADANIMFKLSKKGRSNADGTDDKGHLVAFVHYRFTIEEEIPVLYVYELQLEHRVQGKGLGKFLMLLIELIAQKSKMSAVVLTVQKANMTAMNFYRNKLRYLISIMSPSQMGLQSNYEILCKSFNYEAKAVLEITEYKVIQNPSCEASYKVLACQLDDNETCEEVA
- the LOC107766384 gene encoding uncharacterized protein LOC107766384 isoform X4 produces the protein MEAEKRVASSKKAENYRDKKMTRKEILEKKRKVQEITKAAVSKKDPLSSFPSFHHYNTKDLSVYLDSGRGDNLSSSVKQYIQNLLKVNMEPAYGTEWPEEEKVKRRQMVSSEARYIFVYETVNADANIMFKLSKKGRSNADGTDDKGHLVAFVHYRFTIEEEIPVLYVYELQLEHRVQGKGLGKFLMLLIELIAQKSKMSAVVLTVQKANMTAMNFYRNKLRYLISIMSPSQMGLQSNYEILCKSFNYEAKAVLEG